In Rhodococcus sp. OK302, one genomic interval encodes:
- a CDS encoding PadR family transcriptional regulator — MDDISLTPLGIVILGLLAERPMHPYEMYQLASVRRGDQLVKIKPGSLYHTVGRLEQQTLLASIGTDREGNRPERTTYEITASGRAALEHQLREMLAVPVREYPRLPLALAEMHNLTAATACEMLRIRIGHLDATIADFDRTDCQPQAVEKPRIFTVGGDYVRAMTIAEREWLSALVTEIETGELPWLSQELLDRHVGFASPGTPTKD, encoded by the coding sequence ATGGACGACATTTCGCTGACCCCTCTGGGTATCGTCATTCTCGGTTTGCTGGCTGAACGGCCGATGCACCCCTACGAGATGTACCAACTGGCCTCGGTACGTCGTGGTGATCAGTTGGTCAAGATCAAACCCGGGTCGCTTTATCACACGGTCGGTCGACTCGAGCAGCAGACGTTGCTTGCTTCCATCGGTACGGACCGGGAAGGAAATCGGCCGGAACGAACGACGTACGAGATCACAGCTTCGGGTCGGGCAGCGCTCGAGCATCAGTTGCGTGAGATGTTGGCCGTTCCGGTTCGTGAGTATCCGCGCCTGCCGCTCGCGTTGGCCGAGATGCACAACCTGACGGCCGCGACGGCATGCGAGATGCTGCGTATCCGGATCGGTCACCTCGATGCCACGATCGCTGATTTCGACCGGACCGATTGCCAACCACAGGCAGTCGAGAAGCCTCGAATCTTCACGGTGGGCGGCGACTACGTCCGGGCGATGACTATCGCCGAGCGTGAGTGGCTGAGCGCGTTGGTTACCGAAATCGAGACCGGTGAATTGCCTTGGCTTTCACAAGAACTCCTCGACCGCCATGTCGGCTTCGCAAGCCCTGGCACACCTACTAAGGACTGA
- a CDS encoding glutathione S-transferase family protein, with the protein MESESSGAAYEPSSATYDPSSATYVEGGREFKRDTNYIPTRITEDGRDGYPVEPERYRLVVARACPWANRAIIVRRLLGLEDVLSMGICGPVHDKRSWTFDLDPGGIDPVLKIPRVQDAYLARDPEYPRGITVPAMVEISTGKVVTNDYPQITLDLSTEWKKYHREGAPDLYPVTLRAEIDEVADLVFRDVNNGVYRCGFAGSQEAYEKAYDQLFNRLDWLTERLAQQRFLVGDTITEADVRLFTTLVRFDPVYHGHFKCNRSKLTEMPVLWDYARDLFQTPGFGDTIDFAQIKAHYYIVHSDINPTQIVPKGPELTHWLEPHGREQLGGRPFGNGTAPHPPIPSEIVPPEQWATR; encoded by the coding sequence ATGGAATCAGAATCTTCCGGTGCCGCGTACGAACCGTCCAGTGCGACTTACGACCCTTCCAGCGCGACCTATGTCGAGGGCGGCCGCGAATTCAAGCGCGACACCAACTACATCCCGACGCGCATCACCGAGGACGGCCGCGACGGGTACCCCGTAGAACCGGAGCGCTACCGCCTGGTCGTCGCACGCGCGTGCCCCTGGGCCAATCGTGCGATCATCGTCCGCCGACTCCTCGGTCTGGAAGATGTTCTGTCGATGGGTATCTGCGGCCCCGTCCACGACAAGCGCAGTTGGACTTTCGATCTCGACCCCGGCGGTATCGATCCGGTCCTGAAAATCCCCCGAGTGCAAGACGCCTATTTGGCGCGCGATCCCGAATACCCTCGCGGCATCACGGTGCCCGCCATGGTGGAGATCTCCACCGGCAAAGTGGTGACCAACGACTATCCGCAGATCACGCTGGATCTGTCCACCGAATGGAAGAAATACCACCGTGAGGGGGCACCCGACCTGTATCCGGTAACCCTGCGCGCCGAGATCGACGAAGTAGCCGACCTCGTATTCCGCGACGTCAACAACGGCGTCTATCGCTGCGGCTTCGCCGGGTCACAGGAAGCCTACGAGAAGGCGTACGACCAGCTGTTCAACCGACTGGACTGGCTGACGGAACGTCTTGCACAACAACGCTTTCTGGTTGGTGACACCATCACCGAAGCTGATGTCCGGCTGTTCACCACGCTCGTACGGTTCGACCCCGTCTACCACGGCCACTTCAAGTGCAACAGAAGCAAACTCACCGAAATGCCGGTGCTGTGGGACTACGCCCGCGATCTCTTCCAAACCCCCGGCTTCGGCGACACCATCGACTTCGCCCAGATCAAGGCGCACTACTACATCGTTCATTCCGACATCAATCCCACCCAAATCGTGCCCAAGGGACCGGAATTGACGCATTGGCTCGAACCGCACGGCCGCGAACAACTAGGCGGCCGCCCGTTCGGGAACGGCACTGCGCCGCATCCGCCCATTCCATCGGAAATCGTGCCGCCGGAGCAGTGGGCAACGCGATAA
- a CDS encoding GNAT family acetyltransferase: MDEHHLDIIRLAWARHLGLGDSALRAAHTARVIEDTTEVIHVLRLADADADVGPRWFMERAADADIRTLLEPPLLLELTKDHGGRIASHTDLAFLSDYTDTVPTEQLLISHERADALAVAQACPPDDAVVADLDDRERWFIALSDDHQPLSCAAYREFQGFVADLTMLTVPTHRRCKLACGTTFLAAEDALDAGLVPQLRIPTGHHGGAAIARELGFTFLGIHTTVAVLSA; this comes from the coding sequence GTGGACGAACATCACCTCGACATCATTCGACTCGCGTGGGCCAGGCACCTCGGACTAGGCGATTCGGCCTTGCGAGCGGCGCATACCGCCAGGGTCATCGAGGACACCACCGAAGTGATCCACGTTCTTCGACTTGCCGACGCCGACGCCGACGTCGGGCCGCGATGGTTCATGGAACGCGCCGCCGATGCGGACATCCGCACACTGTTGGAACCGCCGCTCCTGCTCGAACTGACCAAGGATCACGGCGGCCGGATCGCATCGCACACCGATCTCGCCTTCCTCTCCGACTACACGGACACCGTTCCCACAGAACAACTTCTGATCTCCCACGAGCGTGCCGACGCACTCGCCGTCGCGCAGGCCTGCCCACCGGACGACGCTGTTGTTGCCGATCTGGACGACCGCGAACGCTGGTTCATCGCATTAAGCGATGACCACCAACCCCTCTCTTGCGCCGCCTACCGAGAGTTCCAAGGGTTTGTCGCAGACCTCACGATGCTCACGGTTCCCACACATCGGCGATGCAAATTAGCTTGCGGCACAACTTTTCTCGCCGCCGAGGACGCCCTCGACGCGGGCCTCGTACCCCAACTTCGCATCCCCACCGGACACCACGGCGGCGCAGCAATCGCCCGGGAACTCGGCTTCACCTTCCTCGGAATACACACAACAGTCGCGGTTCTTTCCGCGTAG